From a single Bacteroidales bacterium genomic region:
- a CDS encoding 4Fe-4S dicluster domain-containing protein produces MSTRFGYSSVQPRKKEIRFPLPSLYVDILCQEPSLKLCIHCGTCSSVCVANRIQETRFHKIPIMLRYGMTEESLTYARRCLLCGTCILTCPRNVNIRHVMFLLKQWDYEHSL; encoded by the coding sequence ATGTCGACCAGATTTGGATATTCTTCTGTTCAACCAAGGAAAAAAGAAATTCGTTTTCCTCTTCCTTCCCTTTATGTGGATATTCTATGCCAAGAACCATCGTTGAAATTATGTATTCATTGTGGTACGTGTAGTTCTGTTTGTGTTGCCAATCGAATCCAAGAAACACGTTTTCATAAGATTCCTATCATGCTTCGTTATGGAATGACTGAGGAATCACTTACGTATGCTCGTCGTTGTTTACTCTGTGGCACTTGCATACTGACTTGCCCACGTAATGTGAACATTAGACACGTGATGTTTTTATTAAAACAATGGGATTATGAACATTCATTATGA
- a CDS encoding T9SS type A sorting domain-containing protein, with the protein MKNFLFPLIVVFSLSLNCQIIQFGSLPLPGDTFVFGVDVSPQVLFDYQQTGATWDFSTLVQDTLQVSAYGATQNLPYQTNFPTSNVYTYGPGMLYGGPGGIAPYQNHFGYMFFRTDSQGFTAVGFRGSFGGAPTNVTIQPAEWLMKTPFTLYDSISQNYTWTIALNAFPNDIDTFYTRHAFKYLTAVGSGTIITPAGTFSNCLLVKEFIYYEDSLKIKFLSNTILDTLLLYDTLLYIHAWTPSKRNHVFKAEYEPSSNTLLKMWWLKYEIHAQILDQNDELTLTVFPNPVKKGENISILLPNIERVYLSNILGKNVCELISYDQKNFTLPQIEKGYYILQIFSQNKLHTKPIIIVD; encoded by the coding sequence ATGAAAAATTTTTTATTTCCATTGATAGTAGTTTTTTCTTTGTCGTTAAATTGCCAAATCATTCAATTTGGTTCTTTGCCTCTACCGGGTGACACTTTTGTTTTCGGAGTAGACGTCTCTCCCCAAGTTCTTTTTGACTATCAACAAACGGGTGCAACGTGGGATTTTTCAACTCTAGTCCAAGATACGCTGCAAGTATCTGCTTACGGCGCAACTCAAAATCTACCTTATCAAACAAATTTCCCTACATCTAATGTCTATACCTACGGCCCTGGCATGCTCTATGGAGGCCCTGGAGGAATAGCCCCTTATCAAAACCATTTCGGCTACATGTTTTTTCGTACCGACAGTCAAGGCTTCACCGCCGTTGGCTTCCGCGGTAGCTTCGGCGGAGCACCTACCAACGTAACCATTCAACCTGCCGAATGGCTTATGAAAACTCCATTCACCTTGTACGACTCTATTTCTCAAAATTATACTTGGACCATCGCCCTCAACGCCTTCCCCAACGACATTGATACATTCTACACACGTCATGCTTTCAAATATCTAACCGCCGTAGGAAGTGGTACTATCATTACACCTGCTGGAACATTTTCAAATTGCCTTTTGGTCAAAGAATTCATTTATTATGAAGACAGTCTCAAAATCAAATTCTTAAGCAATACTATCTTAGATACATTGCTTTTGTACGATACGTTGCTCTACATCCACGCATGGACACCCTCCAAACGCAATCATGTCTTTAAAGCTGAATATGAACCCTCCTCAAATACCCTTTTAAAAATGTGGTGGTTAAAATATGAAATCCATGCCCAAATCCTTGACCAAAATGACGAACTTACACTTACTGTCTTCCCCAACCCGGTCAAAAAAGGCGAAAATATCTCAATCCTCCTCCCTAATATAGAAAGAGTATATCTATCCAACATTCTCGGAAAAAATGTATGCGAATTGATTTCATACGATCAAAAAAACTTTACCCTCCCACAAATAGAAAAAGGATATTATATCTTGCAAATCTTCAGCCAAAACAAACTCCATACAAAACCCATCATCATCGTAGACTAA
- a CDS encoding (Fe-S)-binding protein: protein MNIHYDPFVLPFFLGVLFWLTLFVWRIFSWIDEIPTGDRRQVWFNLFSRKLFLAFELIFLESLLHRRIFQKNILLGYMHMSIAFGWFMLIVVGSIESKFGQHEVFNMPWDPVFFNYFEPQRVIESFGWIFHLLMDFFLLMVLSGVLLAIIKRFRSHWFGLPRNTRLPLFDKVALYSLWLIFPARFWVESLNAANHQNGGFLTQPCGDWLATFLPVQSLEYPSWWAYSIVLGMFFVALPFSRYMHIVTEPFLIFFRTLGARPLEEYSGLRKMEVYACSRCGICIEACQLHQDAAIHGMQASYLIQSIRYGFSFKNELKLCLQCGRCTLACPVEIELVSMRHMARVNTYPSFELSLQRLRDNNDILPTHVMYFAGCMTRLSPSIIRSFLFLLDRAGITYDYLDEKGGMCCGKPQLQLGQKNLARQIIEQNKSIFLQHPSMVLVTTCPICLNIFRCEYHLPKHVMHHSELLAMLIEAGRLPKLKGQRKVMYHDSCELAFHLQITTQPREVLRSCVNLQNHNPGREHWCCGGSTASLNLPYEKRQQLALKTIRRLINNETEVLATACPLCKITFKSGQLVPVQDIAEIYAQELRSTTTSKDFHPSFDVDSVKYGVKIY from the coding sequence ATGAACATTCATTATGACCCTTTTGTTCTTCCATTTTTTCTGGGGGTGTTGTTTTGGTTGACCCTCTTTGTATGGAGAATTTTTTCATGGATAGATGAAATCCCTACGGGGGACAGAAGGCAAGTATGGTTCAATTTGTTTAGTCGAAAATTGTTCTTAGCTTTTGAATTAATTTTCTTAGAAAGTCTTTTACATCGTCGGATTTTTCAAAAAAACATTCTACTGGGATACATGCATATGAGCATTGCATTCGGATGGTTTATGCTCATTGTAGTTGGGTCAATTGAATCGAAATTTGGACAACATGAGGTATTCAACATGCCATGGGATCCTGTGTTTTTTAATTATTTTGAACCTCAGCGTGTCATTGAGTCATTTGGTTGGATTTTTCATTTACTAATGGATTTTTTCTTACTGATGGTATTGAGTGGTGTTTTATTGGCAATAATTAAACGTTTTCGTTCTCATTGGTTTGGTTTGCCACGCAATACACGTTTACCTTTGTTTGATAAGGTAGCATTGTATTCTTTATGGCTTATTTTCCCTGCACGTTTTTGGGTTGAATCACTCAATGCTGCTAATCATCAAAATGGAGGTTTTTTGACTCAACCGTGTGGTGATTGGTTGGCAACTTTTCTTCCTGTGCAATCGTTAGAATACCCCTCGTGGTGGGCATATTCTATCGTGCTTGGGATGTTTTTTGTGGCGCTACCATTTAGTCGCTATATGCATATCGTGACTGAGCCTTTTTTGATTTTTTTTCGAACGCTTGGAGCAAGACCATTGGAAGAATACAGTGGTCTGAGAAAAATGGAAGTATATGCATGCAGCCGATGTGGCATTTGCATCGAAGCTTGTCAACTTCATCAAGACGCTGCTATTCATGGAATGCAGGCTTCTTACTTGATTCAGAGCATTCGTTATGGTTTTTCTTTTAAAAATGAACTAAAGCTGTGTTTACAGTGTGGTCGTTGCACTTTGGCTTGTCCTGTTGAAATTGAATTAGTGAGCATGCGTCATATGGCTAGGGTTAACACCTATCCTTCTTTTGAATTATCCTTACAACGACTCAGAGATAATAATGATATTTTGCCAACTCACGTGATGTATTTTGCGGGGTGTATGACGCGGTTGTCTCCATCTATCATTAGATCTTTTCTTTTTTTACTTGATCGAGCGGGCATTACGTATGATTATTTGGATGAGAAAGGTGGAATGTGTTGTGGGAAGCCTCAACTTCAGCTAGGGCAAAAAAATTTAGCCAGGCAAATTATCGAGCAAAATAAAAGTATTTTTCTTCAGCATCCATCGATGGTGCTTGTGACTACTTGTCCTATTTGCTTGAATATTTTTCGATGTGAATATCATTTACCAAAACATGTGATGCATCACAGCGAACTTCTTGCCATGCTTATCGAGGCAGGTAGACTTCCTAAATTAAAGGGTCAAAGGAAAGTAATGTATCATGACTCATGCGAGCTGGCTTTCCACTTACAAATAACTACACAACCCCGAGAAGTATTGCGTTCCTGTGTTAATTTGCAAAACCATAATCCAGGCCGCGAGCATTGGTGTTGTGGTGGAAGCACTGCCAGCTTGAATTTACCTTACGAAAAGCGTCAGCAGTTGGCGCTTAAAACTATTCGTCGTCTTATCAATAACGAGACTGAAGTTTTGGCGACGGCTTGTCCACTTTGTAAAATTACTTTTAAATCAGGGCAATTAGTTCCGGTGCAAGACATAGCTGAAATTTATGCTCAAGAACTTCGATCTACGACAACGAGCAAAGACTTTCATCCTTCCTTTGATGTTGATTCGGTGAAATATGGAGTTAAGATTTATTAA